Genomic DNA from Synechococcus sp. MU1643:
CGTGGTGGTGGTGGGCCAATGGAGCTGGAAAAACTTGACCACGAGCGAAAAGCGCAATGCTCTGGTCCAGCGTGTTCAAACCCTCCGGAAGGAGTACCTGGGCTGATGCTCAAAGCCGCCGAGCCAGTTCTCTGAGACTGGCTCGGCATTGGCTCAAGTAACTCCCCCCAAACAAATTGGCGTGGTTGAGCAGGTGGTAGAGGTTGTAGATCTCCACTCGACCGTAAGCGCCTGGAGCCTCGGGTAGCACCTCCCGATATCCCGATCGGAAGTCTTCTCCGAAGCCCCCGAACAGCCGGGTCATGGCCACATCAACTTCCCGATCAGCCCACCAGCTGGCGGGATCAAAAATGCTCCCCCGTCCATCGCTCAGACAGGCAGCATTCCCACCCCAGAGATCGCCGTGAACCAAGGCCGGACGCGGTTGATGCTCGTTCAGATGCTCTGCGAGGCATAGCAACAACGGATTGAGGTCCGTTGAAACCTGCTTCAACCCATAAAGGGCTTCCATTTGCGGGCGCAGCCTGAGCTCTACGAAGGCCGATCCCCAGTCATCGCACCACCCCCCCGGTTGAGGTCCAGCGCCGATGAAGCCGTCACGATGCCAGCCGAAACGACCTGGGCTGGATGCGATCGACGATTGATGCAGCAGTGCCAAACCCCGGCCGAGGGCCGTTTGGTCGCTGCCAGCGCAATCCAACCAAGGCAACAGCAGCACCGCACCATGGGGCAGTGCTGCCAGAGCGATGGGCTGCGGCACAACCAGGAAGGAGGCATCGGCTTGGGCATGCAAAGCCTCAAGGGCCTCCGCCTCCACCTCAAACAAGGGCAACGCGCTAGCGCCACCGCTTTTGGCAAACAACACCTGACCATCAAGCAGGTGCAGTTTCCAGGCCTGATGAATGCAACCACCACCGACGGGGGAGACATCCGTGATGACAGCCCCCGCCAACGGGCCGTCTTCCGCGGTGAGATCCCGGCGCAGTTCGCTGTTCATCCTCAGCAAGCCCCCTGTCTTGCCAGCATGGCCCGATTCTCCAGAGCGTCGTGAGCGATTCCAGCGTGATCGTGGTGGGCGGTGGGATCGCTGGCTTAACCGCAGCGGCACTGCTTGCCCGCGATGGCGTCGACGTCACGTTGCTGGAAGCGCATCAACAACCGGGGGGATGTGCCGGAACGTTCCGGCGTGGTCCATGGGTGTTCGATGTTGGGGCGACCCAGGTCGCCGGGTTGGAGCCCGGTGGCAGTCATGCGCGACTGCTCAAGCATCTGGACATGCCTCTGCCCACGGCCGAGCTTCTGAACCCAGGTTGTGTGGTCGACCTGGGAGATGGCTCCCCTCCTATTTCGCTCTGGCATGACCCGGAAGCCTGGGCCGCCGAACGTGAGCGTCAATTCCCTGGCAGCCAACGCTTCTGGAGTCTTTGCCATCAGTTGCATTCCAGCAACTGGCAGTTCGCCAACCAGGACCCCGTGGTAACACCGCGCTCCCTCTGGGATCTCGGCACATTGCTGCGGGCCCTGCGTCCGGCAACGCTGGCATCGGGACTGTTCACAGGTCTAACCATCGCCGATCTGTTGCAGCTATGTGGGTGCGGTGACGATCAACGGCTGCGGCGCTTTCTCGACCTCCAGCTAAAGCTGTACTCCCAGGAGCCGGCCGATCGCACGGCGGCGCTGTACGGCGCAACCGTCCTGCAAATGGCCCAAGCACCGCTCGGGCTCTGGCATCTGGAGGGATCGATGCAGGTGCTGAGCAATCAGCTGGTGGCCACCATTGAACGTGACGGCGGAACGGTGCTGATGAAGCATCGGGTCACCAAGCTGCAGCCCAGCTCATTCGGTTGGCAGGTGAATGTGAGGTCCGGTAAGGGCGCGGAACAACAACTCAGCAGCCGCGATGTGGTCTGCAGCCTGCCCCCCCAGTGCCTGCTGGAGCTGATCAAACCGGATCAGCTGCCCAAGGGCTACCGCAAACGACTGCAGACCCTGCATGAACCGAGTGGTGCACTGGTGCTCTACGGAGCGGTGCGGCGTGATGCACTGCCGAATCCCTGCCCAGGTCATCTCCAGCGGGGCTGCGCATCCCCGGGATCCCTTTTCGTCTCTGTCAGCCGCGAGGGAGATGGCCGTGCGCCAAAGGGGCAGGCCACCTTGATTGCCAGCGTGTTCACCCCAATAGGCGACTGGTGCCACTTGCCGGAGCCGGAGTACCAACAGCGCAAAACAGAGACGCTGAACCTGATCCAAGCCGAACTAAAATGCTGGCTGTCACTTGAAGACGACGCCTGGTTGCACGCTGAACTGGCAACACCACGGGGCTTCGCCGGTTGGACAGGCCGTCCCAATGGCATGGTCGGAGGCCTTGGACAGCATCCAAGCCGGTTCGGCCCCTTCGGCTTGGCAGGACGAACGCCCATACCTGGTCTTTGGCTCTGCGGCGACAGCATCCATCCGGGAGAAGGCACAGCAGGGGTGAGCCTGTCAGCCCTGAATGCTTGCCGTCAGCTCAGAGCTGAACGGGGACAACCCCTCAGCTTTCAGAGCTGACCTCCCCCGGTGCCCTCAAAAAATCCGGGCGCAGGGTCTGCGTTCGGCGCAGTTCCAACTCAAGCTGAGACCAGTTTTTCTGGAGAACAGCATCTTCGAGCTGCTCCAGGCTCCAGCGGTAGGCCGCCAAGCCGCGCAACACCGCCTCCCGGTTGGTGGAGGCCATCGCCACCCCCAGCTGGGGGTTCCCTCCACCCACGCGACTGGTGTCGGCAAAGCCACTGGACGCCAACACCATGGCTAGCTGCCGGATCTCCGGATCCCGTTCATCGCCCACCGACCGCAGCAGTGCAGCACTGACCAACACCGGCATGTGGGAAATCAGAGCAACCGCCTGGTCGTGCTGGGAGGCGGTGGACGTCAGCCAATGACCGCCCACGCTGACTGCCAGATCACGAACCTGGGCCAGGGCAGTGGAGTCTGTTTCTTGATCCGGAGTTGCGATCCAAGGGCGGCCGCGGAACAGATCCGTCACCCCAGCCTCAACGCCCGCCTCAGCTGTGCCTGCCATGGGGTGACTGGCTACAAAGCGGGGATGCCGCTGGCGCCAAGCCTCCAACACCGGCTCTTTGACCGAACCGACATCGGTGACCACCGCTGCTTCAGGTAGGGCGGCAACGAGCTCATCCGGTGGGTTCAATAGCAAGGGAATTGGCAACGCCAGGATCACCAGATCGCAATCCGAGAGGCTGGTGGGATCGGTCGACACCGCTCCCACCAGCCCTCGGGCCATGGCGCGATCAGCCGTGGCCTGACGATGCACGAGGCCCTGCACAGTCCAGCCCCGTGCCTGGAGATCCAAACCAAGGGATCCCCCAATCAATCCAAGGCCAACAATCCCCACACGTCCCGGTTGCACCGCCATCCCTCCCGCAGGGTCGTGAAGCCATGTTGATGGATGGATTGCCATGAACCAATCGCCGGGGGGACCCTGCTTAGGGTTTGAGGATGTTGGAAGCCCAGGCCCACCATCAGATCAAAACCCTGCTTCGCCAGGAGGAATCGGACTGGCCCCACCACCTGACCCTGAGCCGGCTTGTAGCAAGAAGCCTGAGGCGTCGCGATACGACTCTCGTTCAGCTCCCCCCCAGCAGCAGCGAACGATGGTGGCTCGGTCTGCTGGTGCCGCTGTGCCTGGCTCCCGAAGCAGGAGCGCTGGTGCTGACGCCCCCCCAGCGCCGGCGCCTGCTGCAGTTGGAATTGCCCCGTCTCCGCAACCAGGGCCTGAGGCTTCCCTGCTGGCAGGGGCCAAAGCCTCCGGAGGGTCCACAGCTCTGGCTGATGGATGTTGGCGAGCTGATTCAGGCCCATCGGGACGGGCACTTGGGCCAACGGCAACTGCTGATCCCTGAGATGGATCAATTGAGCCGGAGGATGCGCAACGCTCTCAGCTTGGAGATCGAGCATCAGCACTGGGATGAGCTACGCCAGGCCTGTCCCCAGGCTGAATCCGGATTGCTGGAGCTGCATGACCGCATGAGCCGGCAGCTGTTCGCTGATGCCACGAGGCCCGGTTGCGCTGTGCGACTCGAAGGCTCAGCCGGGCAGGCCCTACGTGACCTGCTTCAGCTATTGCCAGCCAGCCCTGAGCCATGGGACACCCTCCGAAGCATCAACCCGGCGGAGTGGAGTCAATGGGCTGAACTGGATCACCGGCTGCTCCAGTGGTGCTGGAAGCTGGCCCCCCTCGAACCACTCCAACTGCTGAGGGGGGTGCTGCTGGATCACCCCTGCCTGATGTTCAGCAGCAATGGAGACGACGCCAGGCTGGATCTGGAATTCGAACAGGCCGGAGTAGTCCCTGACGTGCGGGCAACACTGCGTGAACGGGAGCTGAATGAACCGCTCCCCCTCTATGCCCCGCGTCGCCAACCGCTGCCGAACACACGGATCTACGCCCAACATCTCCTGGAGGAGAGCAGACGGCTCATCCTTGGCCAGGCGGGGCTCACCATCGTTTTGATCAATGACGACCAGCTGCGTCGGCAGCTGACCAGCTCCCTGGCTGCGGAATTCGGACGCCGTGTAGTGCAGGAGTCGACAGCACCCGAAAGCAATGGCGTGGTGACCTGCAGCTGGGACTGGTGGCTGGAGCATCAGGAGCAGCTGCCACCCCCAGCACAGCTAATTATCGGCATGCTCCCCATCGCCAGCCTGGACAATCCGCTCACCTCGGCTCGGGTGGAACGGTTGAAGCAGCAGGGAGACGACTGGTTCCGCACCCTTCTGCTGCCGGAAGCCCTGAGCCTGATCCCTGGCGCCATTGCACCGCTGCGCCGCAGTGGTGGTCGCCTGGCCATCCTCGATGGCCGCCTCCGAGGGCGCAGCTGGGGTGATCAGGTGCTGCATCGACTGGAACCTTTGATTCCATTGCAGCGACTGCTGCCGGAGTGAACAACGCCTAACCTCCCTTCAACGTTCAGAAGTGCATGGGAGAAGCACGCCGCCGGGCTGCCCAGGGCTTATCCCCCCGTCAGCCCAAGGCCAGCACCAAATCTGTTGACACCTCCCCACGCGTGGTGTCTTGGCTTCCGCTGACCCGCAACCAGACGCAGCAGTTCATGGCGGTGACGACCCGCGGCGCCTGGATCGGCATTGGAGGGATGGTGGTGCTCTGGATCACGGTGCGCTTCATCGGCCCAGCGGCCGGTTGGTGGACGCTTGCGGACACCCCCTGAGCAATCAGCTCAACCCAACCAACGAAAACAAAAGAAAACCTTTAGTCTGTGTCTCAATGGAGACTCAGTCATGTTTCCGCGTTTAGCCGAGCACTACAGATCGGTCGTTGAAGACCTGGTGATGAGCCTGCAGGCCCTCACCAGCAGCCTGCAATGCGCCGGCCTAACAGCCACCTGTTACTCCTGTGGCGACGGTTGCGATGGCCATGGGGCCTCGTTTGTGGCAGACATTGGCGATGGCCACATGGTGCGCTTTCTTGTCTCCGACTTCGGCATCAGCTGGGTGGAGTCCCGCAACGGCCGAGAACTGGTGAAGCTAGAAGGGGCTGAAGCCATCCAGGAACTGCAGCGGATGGCAGATCTGGCCCAAGAGGGCCAAATCCGCACCATGCAGCCCTTGGCCCAAGCCGCCTGATATCAGGCGGCCTCTGAAGCCTTCGCCGGAGCCGACTTATCGGCAGCAGCCGTTTTGGCAGCGGCGGCGAGAGGTCGCATCGAATTCGCCTTCACCTCAGATCCTTCGGTCAGTTTCTGACGCACCAGTGTTTCGATGGTGGCCGTTGCGTCAGGGTTC
This window encodes:
- a CDS encoding prephenate/arogenate dehydrogenase, giving the protein MAVQPGRVGIVGLGLIGGSLGLDLQARGWTVQGLVHRQATADRAMARGLVGAVSTDPTSLSDCDLVILALPIPLLLNPPDELVAALPEAAVVTDVGSVKEPVLEAWRQRHPRFVASHPMAGTAEAGVEAGVTDLFRGRPWIATPDQETDSTALAQVRDLAVSVGGHWLTSTASQHDQAVALISHMPVLVSAALLRSVGDERDPEIRQLAMVLASSGFADTSRVGGGNPQLGVAMASTNREAVLRGLAAYRWSLEQLEDAVLQKNWSQLELELRRTQTLRPDFLRAPGEVSSES
- a CDS encoding DUF2839 domain-containing protein: MGEARRRAAQGLSPRQPKASTKSVDTSPRVVSWLPLTRNQTQQFMAVTTRGAWIGIGGMVVLWITVRFIGPAAGWWTLADTP
- the crtD gene encoding C-3',4' desaturase CrtD, producing MSDSSVIVVGGGIAGLTAAALLARDGVDVTLLEAHQQPGGCAGTFRRGPWVFDVGATQVAGLEPGGSHARLLKHLDMPLPTAELLNPGCVVDLGDGSPPISLWHDPEAWAAERERQFPGSQRFWSLCHQLHSSNWQFANQDPVVTPRSLWDLGTLLRALRPATLASGLFTGLTIADLLQLCGCGDDQRLRRFLDLQLKLYSQEPADRTAALYGATVLQMAQAPLGLWHLEGSMQVLSNQLVATIERDGGTVLMKHRVTKLQPSSFGWQVNVRSGKGAEQQLSSRDVVCSLPPQCLLELIKPDQLPKGYRKRLQTLHEPSGALVLYGAVRRDALPNPCPGHLQRGCASPGSLFVSVSREGDGRAPKGQATLIASVFTPIGDWCHLPEPEYQQRKTETLNLIQAELKCWLSLEDDAWLHAELATPRGFAGWTGRPNGMVGGLGQHPSRFGPFGLAGRTPIPGLWLCGDSIHPGEGTAGVSLSALNACRQLRAERGQPLSFQS
- a CDS encoding fructosamine kinase family protein; the encoded protein is MNSELRRDLTAEDGPLAGAVITDVSPVGGGCIHQAWKLHLLDGQVLFAKSGGASALPLFEVEAEALEALHAQADASFLVVPQPIALAALPHGAVLLLPWLDCAGSDQTALGRGLALLHQSSIASSPGRFGWHRDGFIGAGPQPGGWCDDWGSAFVELRLRPQMEALYGLKQVSTDLNPLLLCLAEHLNEHQPRPALVHGDLWGGNAACLSDGRGSIFDPASWWADREVDVAMTRLFGGFGEDFRSGYREVLPEAPGAYGRVEIYNLYHLLNHANLFGGSYLSQCRASLRELARRL
- a CDS encoding DUF1815 family protein, with protein sequence MFPRLAEHYRSVVEDLVMSLQALTSSLQCAGLTATCYSCGDGCDGHGASFVADIGDGHMVRFLVSDFGISWVESRNGRELVKLEGAEAIQELQRMADLAQEGQIRTMQPLAQAA
- a CDS encoding helicase; amino-acid sequence: MLEAQAHHQIKTLLRQEESDWPHHLTLSRLVARSLRRRDTTLVQLPPSSSERWWLGLLVPLCLAPEAGALVLTPPQRRRLLQLELPRLRNQGLRLPCWQGPKPPEGPQLWLMDVGELIQAHRDGHLGQRQLLIPEMDQLSRRMRNALSLEIEHQHWDELRQACPQAESGLLELHDRMSRQLFADATRPGCAVRLEGSAGQALRDLLQLLPASPEPWDTLRSINPAEWSQWAELDHRLLQWCWKLAPLEPLQLLRGVLLDHPCLMFSSNGDDARLDLEFEQAGVVPDVRATLRERELNEPLPLYAPRRQPLPNTRIYAQHLLEESRRLILGQAGLTIVLINDDQLRRQLTSSLAAEFGRRVVQESTAPESNGVVTCSWDWWLEHQEQLPPPAQLIIGMLPIASLDNPLTSARVERLKQQGDDWFRTLLLPEALSLIPGAIAPLRRSGGRLAILDGRLRGRSWGDQVLHRLEPLIPLQRLLPE